In Setaria italica strain Yugu1 chromosome I, Setaria_italica_v2.0, whole genome shotgun sequence, the genomic window GGCTGGAAAGTAGTGTGACACAGAACAAAAGATAGTGAAATTTTATAAGAAATTAAATGAGTGGATAGAAGAAATGAAGGTTAGGTAAGATGGTTGCGCTATGTCTAAAGAAGAAGCATAGCAGTGGGCTACAATGCAAAAAGCAGCAATCCAGATAATCCAAGTGGTTGCTTGAAATGTGAATGAAATCATAAATCGAGGATTATAAGTAATTTTTATTTAAACAAACCTCCATACTGAAGGAACCATGAAGGATCATAAATCAGAAGCACAATGATTTGCTGCAGAAAAGAGCCATAGTTGAACGACTGGTCATCAGTATGTAGCCGGGCAAGTACAATTATATTTGGCTTTGTTTCCCttcatttttcatttttggCATGCTCCATAAACTTCGTAGCAACAACTAGCTTTGATTAGCCAGTGTAGTGAATTCAGGAGGAGATCACATATGCTACATCTACATCTACATCTGGCCTTGTTCCTCTTAATTTCTGGCATTCCTCATAAAGCTCGGCGGAGCATTGAAATATGAATAACTCTTGCAGTGAATCAGGGAGGCCCTTCTTGGGCAGCGATCTGATTCTGGGAGATCGATGTATATATAAAGTCTTGAGAGAAGAAAGCCAATGCAGCCCTCGAGGGATGGACAGCAGCACCCTGCAGCCAAGAAACTGCAGCCGTTGCAGGGATGTGAGGAGCTGAAGGGCCTGCTCCTGCTCTTCCGTGAAGCTCTCCACCCGCCAATCATTAAGGAAGCCTAATTCCCGGAGGGTAGCGGAGATGCGGGTGCAGATGGGAGCAACAAGCACTGCGGAGATGCTGTCCACCTCAAGTGTCACCAGTTGGAAGGAACCTGCGGGCATTGTTTTGGTCCTTGCCACCTCTGCGAGTAGATCCGCTGCTATAGAATAAGGATCAGTTTCATCATCTCTCGAATTAAAAACCTCCAGACTCTCGAGGGTTGATGTGATGCGAGGATTGAAACCATCCATTGTGAAATTCTTACAATCTCTTAGTCCTAGTTTGGTAAGAGATGTCAGATTTGAGAACAGAGCCATAGACAGAGTGCTCGGCTCATCCCGAAGACAGAGTTCCTCGACATGAGGAGGGAAAGGACTGATGCCTTGAGCTGCTTCTCCTGTGGACCACCGGGACAATAGCATGTTGCAATCGTCTATGGAAACTGATTTGAGCGACAAGAGGCTCTGGAATCCACCTCCATCTTCCATAGGTAGAATCAGATTTTTACACCCATACAACCAGAtttttctcagggagctggagGGTGGAACCTGCAATACCACAACCTCATCGTGATGCTCACTTGATGCACCCACAGACAAATCAGAAAGAGCTGGGAAACATTTGAACAAATTTGATAACGATTTCCTGGTAACAATAAAATGCGAGAGGTGCAGAGATTGGACTGAATAGAGCACAATGTCATCATCCAGTCCTCTAAGAAATGTGTCCTCGCAGCTCCTAACCTGAATACTTCTTAGGGGATGTAGCTTTTGAAGGTCAGTAAATGAGATGAGTGATGCATCAGGAATAATCAAACGTTCTACTTCACCAACATTGTGGAAGGCCAATTCACTGGGCATCTTATAAATGTACAAATCTCTCTCTACATAGCACAAGCTGTCCGTTCGGAAAGAAGATAGCATGCGAGTGTGAGGAAGGGGAGGCAAGGACAACTTCGGGCATTCAAACGTCGAAAGATTACATAGATTAGGGAACCATATGGTGTTGTCCTGTGTAGAAGAACTAAAGCACCTTGAGAACGGTAGGGCAGTGAGCTTTGGACAATTAGAGCACCTGATTCTTTCAAGCCTTGAGAACAAATGTGTGTTACCTCCCCCAATCCACTCCACAAGTTCTGGCATATCATGAAGCTGAACCTCCTTCAGGTGCGTGAAACTTTTCTCTGTAATGCCACCAATGAAGTCAGGTCCAAACTGGCATATCCCAACAATATTTTTCAGCTTGAGTTTTCTTAGATGATATATCTGCCCAAAAGGTGGAAGAGTGGACCAGGATACACCTTCTAGATGGAGGGTCTCCAAGTACTTCATGTGGATGTTGCTACACAACCAACTAGGACCTGCGGGACCACCATGATTAACAATGCAAAGAGCTCTAAGATTAGAGTGTGGTTGAAGGTTAGTAAGAATATCATCGACCTTCGACTGGTGCCCTCTACTCCAAAATAATCCCAGCTTAATTAGATCTCTTTTTGCCATCAATCTTGCTTCAGCAGCTTCTTTGCTGGATCTCACATTTTCAAGCCCACGTATACTGAGTTCTCCTCCTAGCTGCACCAGCTGGCCCAactctcgtagttcaaatccaGCACTCTCTTTCTTAACATGAAATCCTTTCAACTCTTGTAGAAGCCTCATTTTTCCAACCTCAGGAATATTGGTATGGAATTCTTCCCCAGCACCAAAATGGCATAAATTCACAAGGCGGCTTATGTCTTTAGGCAAATCACACATTCCACGCCAGTTTTGAAGGTCCAAAAATTTCAAGTGATAAAACCTAGATACTATTCTAGGACAGCACAGTTGTGAGTTATAATAAGGTGACTCAAGTTTTAGGTGCCGAAGGTGGATAAGCTTTGAAAAGCTGGGTGGCAAAGAATTTGTGGAGTTCATGAATATAAACAGAACACGGAGGCCCTTTATCTCCTTAAATGTTTCTTTCAAAATATTCACCAATCTTGCCCTTCTATATCCTCCAAAAATCATCAAACTCCGTAAATTTCCAATGTCTACCCTTCTCTTCAATTTATCCATTTCTTCACCAAAAGTTTCATTATAGTCATTGGACATCAAGATGGATAGGTGGCGAATAGATGGTTGGACATCATCAGCTCTAAAACTAGAACAACTGATATAGGCACATTCTTTTGATGAAACAATCTGTGCAAGCTCATGCATCAAATCATGCATTACATAATAATTTTGATCTCCTTTCATCAGAAAACCATTATCTAACAGTTCATCCAAATACTTTGAACCTATGTCCTCAATTTTATCATTCTGACCACAGGAATCGATGATGCCTATCGAAATCCAAAAACGGCTAATCTCTAAGCTATCAAACTTATAATCCTCAGGAAAAAGGCCACAATACGAAAAGCATTTTTGTAGATGGAAGGGAAGGTAGTCATAGCTAATTTTCAAGGCTGGCATAATATCATCATTGTGGGTCTGGTTTAGCCATTCTTTCTTTTGAAGAATTCCCATCCAATGTTCCCGAGAGAATCTCTTCTTCAATAAACGACCAACCGTTTTGGCTGCCAGTGGGGAGCACTTCAATTTATTTGCTATTTGTCTTGCAATGTCAATTAGTTCTTCCTTATTATCATGCTCAGCTATGACTTCACCAAATACACATGCTTGAAAGAACAACCAGAACTCAGCAGGCTCCAAACCTTCTAGGTTTACTGGAGTAGTTGTCTTCACCATTTCTGCTATATATGGAAATCGAGTTGTCACAATGACCATGCTGCCTTTTTCAGCTTCCTTCATTGTGAAAGAAGCTAAGAAATTTACCCACCTGTCCTCACTGCATTGCCATATATCATCTAAGACAATTAAGAACCTTTTTGATTTCAGTCTCTTTGCAATGGATTTCTGAAGCTGATCTAAATTGTCTGTTTCACATTCATTTTCACCCGCAGGTATGCAGCTACGTATCTCTTTGGTGAGCTTAAGCACATCAAAGTTAGTCGACACACATACCCAGACCCTAACAGCGAAGTGTTTTTCAGTCCTTTCGTTATTGTAAAGGTGCTGGGTGAAAGTTGTCTTACCAATACCACCGGGACCAACTATAGGAAGGATGGACAGGGTCTCATCAGAACAAGTGCCACTTGTCATACGATCTACGGTTTGCTTAAAAATTGTGCTCCTTCCATAAAACTCCTCTTGTCTAATTGTCGACCCGATGGCAGGTCGTTCCATGCTTTTTGGAGGAATTTTACTGCTATTGTTTATCTCGAGCAATTTAGAGATACGAGGACATAGTGAGTGAATGTCCTCTATCAGCTGCTTGATTTTGTTTGACATGGCCACTCGGTCGAATATCAACTTGTCAGCATACCCACTGTCGATATGGTTAAATGAATCGACGGCCTTGCTTGTGTTCCCagtaccagcagcagcagcatcttgtgAACGGCAACAAACAGAGAAGCATGAGAGCCAGTTACCAGCAGTGTTGCGCGCAGCATGGCGGGCGTGCAGAGCTTGAGCACCGAGGCCATCCCCAAGATCCGGAGTGGCCTCCCGGGTGCCGTGGAGCTCGTCCTGGATCATGAAGTAGTGGAGCTCGTCCAGAGCGTCCTCTGCCTCATCGGCCTTCTTGCTCAGGTCCTCCAGCAAGCCCTGCAGGCCGGGGTTGTGGCTGAAGTCCCTCCCTTGGGCACCATGCAGCAGCCCGAGGGTGTACTTGAGCTCGGTCTTGATCTTGTCGAAGTTGAGGCCGAGCTCACGGCTGGCCAAATACCCAGCCACCAGGTCATCGGAGAGCTTGTTGAGCACCTTGCTGAGGAGCCAATTCGCTGCGCCAAGAGCAGTCTCCATCTTCTCCACGCTGGGAGAAATGGGAATGAAACCGAGGAGGGTTGTGGAAGGCTGCAAGTGTGGTGTGCCGTGCAGTGCAGCTGGGAGGATGTGTGGCGTCTACTTCTATAGATAGAGGGTAAGAGCTGGCAGTGCAGTGCTCTGCTTTGCTGTCTAGGTAGGTCCTACACAACAGGGGAGGCGATTATTCTTTGTGTTCTGCTTTTCAGTGGCATCAGGAACCCAAGCTACAATTCCACCCCCACCGTGAGCAAGGATTCCGACGTGTTTCGCATTGTGGAATAACTGCAATGGAGCTTAAGGTCCCCGAGAAGCA contains:
- the LOC106804312 gene encoding disease resistance protein RGA2-like — its product is METALGAANWLLSKVLNKLSDDLVAGYLASRELGLNFDKIKTELKYTLGLLHGAQGRDFSHNPGLQGLLEDLSKKADEAEDALDELHYFMIQDELHGTREATPDLGDGLGAQALHARHAARNTAGNWLSCFSVCCRSQDAAAAGTGNTSKAVDSFNHIDSGYADKLIFDRVAMSNKIKQLIEDIHSLCPRISKLLEINNSSKIPPKSMERPAIGSTIRQEEFYGRSTIFKQTVDRMTSGTCSDETLSILPIVGPGGIGKTTFTQHLYNNERTEKHFAVRVWVCVSTNFDVLKLTKEIRSCIPAGENECETDNLDQLQKSIAKRLKSKRFLIVLDDIWQCSEDRWVNFLASFTMKEAEKGSMVIVTTRFPYIAEMVKTTTPVNLEGLEPAEFWLFFQACVFGEVIAEHDNKEELIDIARQIANKLKCSPLAAKTVGRLLKKRFSREHWMGILQKKEWLNQTHNDDIMPALKISYDYLPFHLQKCFSYCGLFPEDYKFDSLEISRFWISIGIIDSCGQNDKIEDIGSKYLDELLDNGFLMKGDQNYYVMHDLMHELAQIVSSKECAYISCSSFRADDVQPSIRHLSILMSNDYNETFGEEMDKLKRRVDIGNLRSLMIFGGYRRARLVNILKETFKEIKGLRVLFIFMNSTNSLPPSFSKLIHLRHLKLESPYYNSQLCCPRIVSRFYHLKFLDLQNWRGMCDLPKDISRLVNLCHFGAGEEFHTNIPEVGKMRLLQELKGFHVKKESAGFELRELGQLVQLGGELSIRGLENVRSSKEAAEARLMAKRDLIKLGLFWSRGHQSKVDDILTNLQPHSNLRALCIVNHGGPAGPSWLCSNIHMKYLETLHLEGVSWSTLPPFGQIYHLRKLKLKNIVGICQFGPDFIGGITEKSFTHLKEVQLHDMPELVEWIGGGNTHLFSRLERIRCSNCPKLTALPFSRCFSSSTQDNTIWFPNLCNLSTFECPKLSLPPLPHTRMLSSFRTDSLCYVERDLYIYKMPSELAFHNVGEVERLIIPDASLISFTDLQKLHPLRSIQVRSCEDTFLRGLDDDIVLYSVQSLHLSHFIVTRKSLSNLFKCFPALSDLSVGASSEHHDEVVVLQVPPSSSLRKIWLYGCKNLILPMEDGGGFQSLLSLKSVSIDDCNMLLSRWSTGEAAQGISPFPPHVEELCLRDEPSTLSMALFSNLTSLTKLGLRDCKNFTMDGFNPRITSTLESLEVFNSRDDETDPYSIAADLLAEVARTKTMPAGSFQLVTLEVDSISAVLVAPICTRISATLRELGFLNDWRVESFTEEQEQALQLLTSLQRLQFLGCRVLLSIPRGLHWLSSLKTLYIHRSPRIRSLPKKGLPDSLQELFIFQCSAELYEECQKLRGTRPDVDVDVAYVISS